The genome window CAATCAAAATCTGGAGGGGGGCTGCGACAAGAAGTAAAGAATATGGTATCGAAAGCTCCATATAATTAAACGTGATTGGTTAGAGATCGTGGAAAAGGTTTTCTAAAATGTTGGCCAAGTATTTTTCTTCCAAAGATATTTTGTTAAACTTTCTAAAAACAACTTTCATTTAGAAAAGTCTGCTTCACGATTCAAGCCTTAGGATATAAATGTAAGTAGTTCATGATTAGAAGAATATGGAATAAAAGAAGAGGGAGTATAGTCAGAGTGCGAATAGATAGAAAAATTCCATGGCAAGTCGTGCGTAAGATATGAAGAGGGAATAATAGGATTAATGCATAGTCTAGATCCTAGAGCTCCGTACATAGGACTAGGTGAAGTCATTGCTCAAGTCACTGGAACCAACTATAAGAAGGTTAAGGAATTAGGGCATTTTAATTTCCACCAGAATATGCTTATGATTCCAgacaaaaattaccattcacgAAAGAGTTGAAATTTCCTCCACTTTGGTTTTATCTGTCATGGAAATATGGTGCTGAATAATCATTTTCTTGTTACAGCCCAGCAAAGCTTGTTAATTCCAAGGTTCACCACTTGTGATGGCCCTTGTTTAATACTAGTAAACGCTAAAGGTGATAAAATCAACTCATCTTTTAGTAATCCCGACTAACTTGTCTAAGTTTAATGAACTAAATTATGATCAATTAGTAGTTGATTTCATCTAACGGGTTGAGATGCAAACATGTCAAATATCGCAATGTAACGGATTTAAATGCAACTCAAATTCAAACATAcaatattaattttaaaaattatgttaATTTGGAAGAAGTTAAGtaataatttaagaaaaatacattggttttagttttaaattttgcttttcaaaaagaaaaattaaaaaaaaggaacAATTGTATTGGACGAAAGATTTTCACCCGTCATTGACCCTTATATATTAATCTAATCCATTCTCTTCCAAACCAATTTTATGGGTTACGTCGCGATACCATTCATTCATTTTACATATTCTGTCGTGAAACTGAATAAATTTCATGGATGGTCATTTAATTTTGTATTTATtatctaaaaattattttttatattacatAAAAGTTATTTAACtttatcactactagaaattcggccaaAACCGATCGCGataaaccgaccgacttcggtcgattTCTTTTGGCGCAAAAATTCAGAAAACTATTTTAGcatcccgcgaaatttatttttttaagaaaccgaccaAATCGATCGGTTTTTCGgcagatttttttctttttgggtcgTTTGTGAAAATTAATTTACCGACCGAAATTGGTCAAAAATTGTGACCGACTTCGGTCGCTATTTTTACCGACCAACCTATTTTCGACGGATTAAAGCCGGTCGGAGATCGGTCGGTTTTTTTAGTTTTTctaccgatttcggtcggtatttttgGACGATTTTaggcagttttctagtagtgtatatgttcattacccaaaagttatttttcttttttttgttacacaaaaattattttactatgcTCTAGTTATCGCGATAATCATTTTGATCAAATTTTACAAATTATTcacctgaaaagtctattatgccattgacattataaatcatctcatttatgtaataccttatATATTATATGCTATTTAATATACTTTTACccaggtattttacttataactaaaataactttatattattttatttattatttttataatatatttgtacttttatttttttcttaacgTTAATTTTTAAGATATataagtagcattattaaatttgttaGTAATATTATCGTGAACAAAACTCAAGTCCATGTTCTCAACCAAGCTTAATAAATTATtcttaataaaaattataaaattaaagtTTACTGATTTATCAGCCAAGCCATACTCAttaatccaataaataaaatacccacATTTAGCACAATGACACATCatattaatactttcaaataaataatataaagctttaaaaattttaatattaaacacaaatatctttgaatttttaaaaaaatctgtATTGACTTTAAAATACTTTCATTTGTTAAACAAAGCTgttattatttcaaataaatattaaaaataaatatttttatttttatttttatatttaaaatatgtttatgtttaaatatgattaaacaaagtgagtgccatgaaaaaattaaatgtatgaatatattataaaaataataaataaaataatttaaagttattttaattataagtaaaatacttaGGTAAAAAGatattatatagtatatcatatagaaggtattacataaatgagaagatttataatgtcaagggcataatagacttttcaagtaaaagtatttttaaaatctGGCCAAGgtgacttttgtgataaatagagcaaagtaaaataatttttgtgtaacaaaaaaaagaaaagtgatTTTTAGGTAATGAACATAAAGTTGAATATTTTTTACgtaataaaaagaagaaaaatgacttttgcgtaatgaacacaaagttagATCACCACccgtaaaatttactgtgatttTATTCATTTGAACACATTTTGTCCGACCGAGTTTAACACACTCCTGGCCTTTAATTTGCCACCTCTATCAGTCTAGTCAAGCAAGAAGTTATGTTACTTATTAGttctttttttggatttttccATTTGGTCGGTTTGTAGATAAGAGAAACTACATCCACAGCAAAATGGAGCTTGTCACAGCCACCCCACTAGGAAAACAAAATAAGGTTGGGACAACACTTGCTGCACCATTGAAAAAAGGTCACTGTTCTTTGCCTCTTCAAGGaatgaaatcattatttggcaaATTGGATAAACCTAAATACGCCAAACCCCATGCTTCCAAACTCCAAAAGACAAAAATCATTGCCCAATTCAAAGTGGAGTTCGATGAGTTTAGTATGGTCTACGGAAAGAAACACAATTTAATATCTCCATTGACCTCATGTTAGTTTCTCCAATTATATTCACACCTAATCTATTCAAAATAAAGAAGGCTTCAATTGCGTTGGCCAATGAAAAAAAACGATATAATTTCCCCGTTGACCTCATCACAAGTTGCTTTTCATTCACCTAATCTATTCAAATTATTGAATGCTCCAAATGCGATGGCCAAAATTAGTTGACTCTACTTTTCCTCCACTGCGCTCACACTCAACAGAACAAATGAAAAATGACCTCTTCACAAAAGTCCACGCTCACTTTTTCTAGTTTGATTCCTTCTACTGTTTGCAACTTGAAAAGCAGGCTAGGAGGTAGAAGTAATAGATGATGCAATAGTTTCCACACTCCTACTTTGCTTAAGTATGAGCCTGCTCATATCTGATCCCAAATTCGAATAAGAGAGAGGATTATACAAGTTGACAGTCAACATAAAATATTCAATTTCAGAaaataaacatattttttaaaatatatttatggAATTAGTAATATAGTTAACCGgttggaatttaatttttttttgcactaataataaaaaaaattgggTTACCCTATCAAGGTATTTAATAACTATCTATAGCAACTCTAAACTAGTTAACTATAAAAGTGAAGTGATAGTTAGAATACAGTCAAATGTCTCTACCTGGTTAATGTATCTGCCTTAAATCTAATCGCTTACGACATGTCATtacaatattttccaattttcaTGCTACAAAGTACAAACTAATGCATACTGGCATTTCCTGAGCTGGCTTGTTAATGATatgatagcctaaaaatttgtTTACTCTGCCTAATAGTATTTAAAATAAAGCCCTCCACGAGAGGAATGATTCTTTGAAAATGATGTACCTTTCTCCGTTTCTCATGTGCAATGAAAGTAAGGTGAGAAGAAATAAAAACAGAATGTATAGCAATTGAGAGGGGGGAAAGGAAAATGCAGTTCAGAGGAAACTGAATTCAGTAAAAGAATTTCAACTGGACAATCAAATTTCATCTTGTTTATTTCAGAATCATAAAACTCATATACAAAAACATATCCTACACTCTCAGGAGACATCATCAAATTTCTCCTACTGCTATTATTACCAGTATAAAGAATACCGATTATCTCATCGGTAATGCAATCAATCAAAGTAGCATCAAAGTCCAATGAGGCCACAAATTCATGATCAGAAAAAATAGTAGACTCAGATGTTTCCATATCTAACAATTCTTCAAAATCTTGGATCAACTCGCAATTTTGCTCTGAAATTAACGAACTTCCTTCTGTATCACTGCCTCTAACTGTCACCCAACTTTCTTCCTCCACCCAATCAGGTTTCAAAAAGCCTGATATTCCCTCATCACCAATCAGCCGTTTGATCCTATCTGCAGGGGAATCAACGGTGATGCTTGATTCTAATGAAGAAGATTCCATCACCTCAAACGAATTCCAAAAGCCTTGATCCAAAATACTAGTGGGAGAACCCCTTTTCAACTCTTCAACTTTCAAACAATTAGACCCAATAGATTGCAAAAATGGGTGTTGAAGAAGTTGTTTAGCCGTCCAACGCTCTTTTGGGTCTTTTTTCAAACACTTTGCCAAAAATTCTCTGGCATCGGTGGATAAATAATTTGGGAATTGGGGCACATCCCCTGAATAACCGATTCTATACAGAGCAGAAACAGGGTCCTTCATATCAGTCCAAGGAGGTGACCCTGTGGCCATTTCAATTATAGTACACCCAAAAGCCCAAATATCAGCTGCAAATTTTTGTTCTTCGCCGCGAGCAACTTCAGGTGCCATAAAAGCCGGTGTGCCGGAAATTCCAGAATTCACAGCATTTTCATCTCCCAGCAATTTCCCACATCCCAAATCTGCAATCTTGATACCATCTTGACCAATTAAAATGTTCTGGCCCTTGATGTCACAATGTACAAGCCCAATTGAGTGAAGATAATCCAAGCCCTGTAGAATTTGTTGAGCGCAAGATTTAATCACGGACTCGTTCAACGAGCCTCCTTGTTTCTTGATCAAATCAGAAAGAGTGCCACCTGGTATATACTCCATGAACATGTTGTACATGGCCTTATTTTTCTCACTAGTGATGTCAAAGCCAAAGCACTTGACTAAAAATGGTGAATTGAGCTGAGAAATTAGGGAGTACTCTCTTTGTAACATGTTAGAACAAGATAGCTCGATGGATTTAACAGCAAAAAGCTCCCCTGCAGAGTTGGTAGCGAGGGAGACGGTGGCAGAAGAGCCACGGCCAATAATAGGACCCCTAGTCCACTCCATTGAAAGAGAGCAAGAAGAGATGAGGAGGAGTTTGGTGTGTGGGCGGTGTGGATTCAACTTTAGGCAATTCTAATGAAAAAAAGTGTGCTTGGTTGGTATATTTATATGCTCAAAATATTTTGCCTACAAATGCAGCTAAGTAGTTAATGGTCATTGGCCGAGGTCTTTATTGGGCATAGTCGTTGTGTACAAAGAATCtttattgtattatttgtccTACGACAGCAATGTATTTCCCTTTTGGTACTTTCCATTTTTAAGTCCTTTTCTTGTGGTTAGAGGTGAATGTGGTTCaattaaactcataatttttgacatgaaacataaatttatatgtgaaatttattaaaattaaaataaatagttttaaatatgaactcataattttaaaattataatgaGTTAATTGCTAAAAGTCGTAAAAATTGAACTTATATAGTTTAAATCATGGATCCGCCTCTTCATTTGTGGTTGGGTTCAACACTTCAACTAATATACTTTGATGgtgtaaaaaatatttaccattGTATGGGTTGAAATCCGCCTCCGTATTTGGGATTAAGCAGTATCGAGAAAGGAGTCGGCTGAGGTAGACCAAGAGATGACAAAGCCCGATGTCGAGGTGCAGAAGATGGTCGATGTCAAGCATCGTAAAATAAACTGTAACAGCTAGTTTATTGGggtaggatattaaagagaatattctgcTGGAT of Nicotiana tomentosiformis chromosome 7, ASM39032v3, whole genome shotgun sequence contains these proteins:
- the LOC104107324 gene encoding mitogen-activated protein kinase kinase kinase 18-like, giving the protein MEWTRGPIIGRGSSATVSLATNSAGELFAVKSIELSCSNMLQREYSLISQLNSPFLVKCFGFDITSEKNKAMYNMFMEYIPGGTLSDLIKKQGGSLNESVIKSCAQQILQGLDYLHSIGLVHCDIKGQNILIGQDGIKIADLGCGKLLGDENAVNSGISGTPAFMAPEVARGEEQKFAADIWAFGCTIIEMATGSPPWTDMKDPVSALYRIGYSGDVPQFPNYLSTDAREFLAKCLKKDPKERWTAKQLLQHPFLQSIGSNCLKVEELKRGSPTSILDQGFWNSFEVMESSSLESSITVDSPADRIKRLIGDEGISGFLKPDWVEEESWVTVRGSDTEGSSLISEQNCELIQDFEELLDMETSESTIFSDHEFVASLDFDATLIDCITDEIIGILYTGNNSSRRNLMMSPESVGYVFVYEFYDSEINKMKFDCPVEILLLNSVSSELHFPFPPLNCYTFCFYFFSPYFHCT